TGTTCTAAAGTGATTTCCATCTCAATCTCCCTCAGTGAATGTTTTAATCCTTTCCACCATATCTTCTTTCGTTAGCCCCAGCTCTGTCATTTGCTTCACAAAGCCTTCCAGCACTTCTCGTGTCAGCCTGTCTTTCAGCTCATCTACGATGTCTGCTTTCTCCGCAATAAACGTCCCTTGACCTCTTCTTGTCTCCACAATACCCAGCCTTTCCATCTCACTGTATGTTCTTTGAATTGTATTGGGATTTACCTTGGTTTGAATCGCCATTTCTCTTACAGAAGGAAGCTTGTCTCCTGGAAGCAGCTCCTTCCTGACCAGCCGATAAAAAATCTGGTCAGCAATCTGCAAATAAATCGGTTTTGAAGACTGGAAATGATTGTCCATATTCACACCTCAATTTTACGATCAAGCAGTTTAGAAGCCGCGATAAGCAGCAGGATTGTGATAACGATGGCAATAGGAAACCCAAGCACGGATAGATGTATCGGTTTTAATTCCACACTCCAAACGTCGCGTAATTGGAAATCAAAATCACAATAAACGGTTACAGGCCAGAAATGCTTTTGAGATACCACTAGAGGGCTTATGATGTATTCATCGAAGAAGTACCACACCCCGGCCAGCAGTCCCATCGCAGCCCAACGCAATCCGCGCCAATTCCTAAGCGAGTGAAAAACACTCCAAAACACAATCACTGTCACTGACATATATAACGAGGAAATAAGACCATATATATTCAGCAAAATCGGTGTACTTGATAAATCAGCTTGATGCACCAGCAGGTTTTTCACAGAGAGCATATGATAAATCCATATGCCATAAGCGGTTAATGCCAATTGAATCAGAAATTGATAGAGCAAAGATGCAGCCAATTTGGAAGAAAGCAGCCGGAAACCGCCATTTGGATTGTACAGCCATAGCTGTGATTTCCCTTCTTTGTGGAGGTGCATATACACAAAAACAGGGGATAAGAAAAGCAGAAAAAAAGCAACTGCAGCAAAGAAACCTAAAATGACAAGCGGTTCTTTCGTGCGAGAAGCTATGATATGACCTGTCCCCAAACAGAATATGATTCCGCAACTCCATACTAGCAGCCATATTCTCGAAAGTTTTATATCTTTCTTTAGCAGGCCTATAAAAGAACCCATGTCTTTCCCTCCCGGAAACCTCTTCGGTGTATGAGTAAAATAGTACACTAGTTCAAACCAAAATACAACTTATTCCATGGATTTATTTGATAAAAAATCATAATCCATACATGCTAACAGCAAAAAAGGCAAATCCGCCATGAATAAACGGATTTGCCTTTTTTATCACTTATTCTTGTTTTTCATGGAGAGCAGCGCATTTCGATAGCTGCTGTCCTGCATTTTGTCACTTGTCTCAGTGACCTCTTCTTCTGCCTGATCTTCATCAGAATGCTTAAACTTTTGCAGCGCCTGCCTGTAAATATCATCACCCATTGCGTCTCGTTTCTCTTTTGGAGAATCGTTCTCCACAACGGCTGATGTATGCTCGGCCGCCCTTGCTTCAGCAGGGTATTGCGCTTCGCTATTTCCCTCTTCTGGAGGGGCGATTCTTTCGGCTTTTTCTTGCTTCTCGGGTCCGGGGGAGGCGTTGCGGACGTTAAATGTAATAAGAGCCGCAATGACTATGACAGCAGCAATAATTGCTAGAATAATGGCCATTTTAACCTCTCCTTACTGTCCTGCTGTTAGGTTTCCTGTGACTTGGCTGACGCGTCTTCCTAAGGCGCGTCCAAGCTGAATACCTTCCTCAGACATTAACTCATCACTGTCAACCGGACAAGTGACGCCTGCTCCGTAATAAGAGCCGTACAGCGCGTTTTCTGGCACGTTTCCAGGCAAGCCGACAACGATCATGCCTTGGTGGAACATCGGTGTCATCAAGTTGTGCATTGTCATTTCCAAGCCGCCGTGTGTTGTTGCCGTTGTGCAGAAAACAGCGCCGACTTTGTTGATCAGCTCGCCTTCAGCCCATAAGTAGCCAAGTCTGTCGATCCAAGCTTTCAGACCGGAGCTGATTGTTCCGAAATGACCAGGGCATCCCCAAATAATCGCATCCATATCTTTCAGCTTGCGGATATCAGCCTGATCGACATGGTCGATCAGCACCTCAGCCGCCTCGTTTTCTTTCGCGCCTTCAGCAATGGCTTCTGCAAGAGCCTTTGTGTGTTCACCTTCACTGTCATACACTACATAAATTTTCATTCAGGAAACCTCCTTGTACAGATTAAGATTCCTTCACTTCTTTAGGAGCCGGAAGCAATGAAAGCTCCTCTTTTTTCTTTTTACGCAATTTATCTTTTCTGACGTCACGCAGGAAGATACTTAAAATTAATCCTGCTACGCAGAATAATGTTGCCCACATAAAAGCGTCATTAATCCCCATGACGTTTGAATCGAGTGTCGCGTGTTTATAAATATGAGAGTAGACATACGTTTTCGCTGTCTCGTAGGAAACATTCATATTCACCATTATATTCGAAACTGCATTTTGGAACGCATGGAGGAAGTTCGGGTCCGCCGTGCTTGTTTTATCTGCAATTTGTGAGTAATGGAATGTCGTACGGTTTGTATAAATCGTCGTGATTAAGCTTGTACCGATTGAACCGCTGATTTGGCGAAGCGTGTTGCTCATCGCCGTACCGTGGCTGTTCAGGCGGGCAGGAAGCTGGTTCATCCCCGCTGTCATAACTGGCATCATCAAGAGTGACATACCGAAAGCACGGATTGAGTAAATCAGCATGATGTGTGTATACGGTGTATCAATCGTTAATTGCGTATATTGATATGTTGTAACCACTGTCACGAGAAGTCCGATAATCGCGAGCGGTCTCGGACCGAATTTATCAAACAAAATACCTGAGATCGGTGACATGATCAGCATGACAATCGCACCCGGAAGCAGCAGCAGCCCGGATTGCAGCGCCGTAAAGCCAACAAGATTTTGCAGGTAAATTGGCAGCAGGAACATACCAGTGTACAGCGCTACTGTAATGATGATATTAATGACACTTGATAGTGAGAAAATATCATATTTAAACACTCTGAAATCAAGCATCGGATCGTCATGGCGCAATTGCTGAACAACAAAAGCAACAATGGCTATGACACCAATAATAACTGTAGACAGGACGATCGGATCTGTCCAGCCGTCAGAACCTGCTTCACTGACTCCGTATAGCAAGGAGGCGAATCCGACAATGGAAAGAATCGCTCCAAGCGTATCGAGCTTGATTTTTTGCGGCTCCACCATGTTTTTAAAGATGAAGAAAGCCACGATAATAATAATGGCACCAATCGGTACAAGGCCGTAAAACATAATGCGCCATGTATAATTCTCAATGATCCACCCAGAAAGAGTCGGGCCGACCGCAGGAGCAAACATCATCGCAAGTCCGAAGATCCCCATTCCTTTCCCCCTGCTTTCAGGAGGGAAGATAAACAGAATGGTTGTCATAACGAGCGGCTGCAAGATACCTCCGCCCACGGCCTGAATCAAACGGCCGACCAGCATTG
The Bacillus vallismortis genome window above contains:
- a CDS encoding GntR family transcriptional regulator, with protein sequence MDNHFQSSKPIYLQIADQIFYRLVRKELLPGDKLPSVREMAIQTKVNPNTIQRTYSEMERLGIVETRRGQGTFIAEKADIVDELKDRLTREVLEGFVKQMTELGLTKEDMVERIKTFTEGD
- a CDS encoding NAD(P)H-dependent oxidoreductase: MKIYVVYDSEGEHTKALAEAIAEGAKENEAAEVLIDHVDQADIRKLKDMDAIIWGCPGHFGTISSGLKAWIDRLGYLWAEGELINKVGAVFCTTATTHGGLEMTMHNLMTPMFHQGMIVVGLPGNVPENALYGSYYGAGVTCPVDSDELMSEEGIQLGRALGRRVSQVTGNLTAGQ
- a CDS encoding MFS transporter: MATGKENKAKSPKSLLIVLMAGLFLAILNQTLLNVAMPHLMTEFGVSATTIQWLTTGYMLVNGVLIPLSAFLITRFGQRSLFLVAMFCFTLGTLVCGIAPNFSTMLVGRLIQAVGGGILQPLVMTTILFIFPPESRGKGMGIFGLAMMFAPAVGPTLSGWIIENYTWRIMFYGLVPIGAIIIIVAFFIFKNMVEPQKIKLDTLGAILSIVGFASLLYGVSEAGSDGWTDPIVLSTVIIGVIAIVAFVVQQLRHDDPMLDFRVFKYDIFSLSSVINIIITVALYTGMFLLPIYLQNLVGFTALQSGLLLLPGAIVMLIMSPISGILFDKFGPRPLAIIGLLVTVVTTYQYTQLTIDTPYTHIMLIYSIRAFGMSLLMMPVMTAGMNQLPARLNSHGTAMSNTLRQISGSIGTSLITTIYTNRTTFHYSQIADKTSTADPNFLHAFQNAVSNIMVNMNVSYETAKTYVYSHIYKHATLDSNVMGINDAFMWATLFCVAGLILSIFLRDVRKDKLRKKKKEELSLLPAPKEVKES